In one window of Pseudodesulfovibrio sediminis DNA:
- a CDS encoding molybdopterin-containing oxidoreductase family protein yields the protein MSTRKIITSCTRDCPNSCGLVATVRDGRLVKLLGDPNHPLTQGVACHKASKYIKRVYSPERITHPMIRKDGQWTRASWDAVLNLIAERMQTFSAESGNESILYYQGYGERTALKLLNKYFFNLFGGVTTMRGSLCGGAGQGAQNLDFGERVSHDPLDHVNSNSMILWARNPVSTNISLVPLIKGIRERGGTIVVVDPARSKSVALADHHISPRPGGDGYLAMAVAKLVLAAGAQDREFLEKHAVGFRDYKDILDRYSVEELCDLAGVPSTDAETLADMLMDQKPTSILLGWGLHRYEYAHHMIRAIDALGAISGIIGIPGGGVSQGFEEYGPYDQQYWGDDLNPPRRTLLIPRVGEEILNAVDPEIRMIYVTAGNPVCMAPNSNTVAEAFGKAEFVVYSGHFMDDTAESADVFLPATTFLEDDDIMASYGHNYVGPVNKAIEPVGECKSEFHMFHELAARFPFADQYRRTVDEWLQDICAPIWEQGGTLEMLKEGAFRLDAPMVPYADKVFPTETGKFQFMTEFNPLEGASTDERYPYRLLTVAPHGYICSERTMAEHEPLPVIQLNAQEAEVRGVRDGEPVLVSSPVGQVRAMLKVDTGLRRDVALAERGGWIKAGHGLNQLTRDVSSKIGQGTPFYETLVTVEPCA from the coding sequence ATGAGTACACGGAAAATCATCACCAGCTGCACCAGAGATTGTCCCAACTCCTGTGGTCTTGTGGCCACGGTCAGGGACGGTCGTCTGGTCAAGCTCCTGGGTGACCCGAACCACCCGTTGACACAAGGCGTGGCCTGCCACAAGGCTTCCAAATATATCAAGCGGGTCTACAGCCCGGAGCGTATCACGCACCCCATGATCCGCAAGGATGGACAATGGACGCGTGCATCGTGGGATGCAGTGCTTAATCTTATCGCCGAACGCATGCAGACCTTCAGCGCCGAGTCGGGCAACGAGTCCATACTGTATTATCAGGGCTATGGTGAGCGCACTGCCCTCAAGTTACTTAATAAATATTTTTTCAATCTGTTCGGCGGGGTCACCACCATGCGTGGCTCTTTGTGCGGGGGGGCCGGGCAGGGGGCCCAGAATCTTGATTTTGGCGAGCGCGTTTCCCACGATCCGCTGGATCATGTGAACAGCAATTCCATGATTCTCTGGGCCCGGAATCCGGTTTCGACCAACATTAGTCTGGTACCCCTCATCAAGGGCATCAGGGAGCGAGGCGGCACAATCGTGGTTGTCGATCCGGCCCGGAGCAAATCCGTGGCCCTGGCGGATCATCATATTTCCCCTCGACCGGGTGGCGATGGGTATCTTGCCATGGCGGTCGCAAAGCTGGTGCTCGCTGCCGGTGCGCAAGACCGGGAATTCCTTGAAAAGCATGCCGTTGGTTTCCGAGATTATAAGGATATTCTGGATCGTTACTCCGTGGAGGAGTTATGTGACCTTGCCGGTGTGCCGTCCACGGACGCCGAAACTCTGGCCGACATGCTCATGGACCAGAAGCCTACTTCCATTCTCCTGGGCTGGGGGCTGCATAGATACGAATACGCTCATCACATGATCCGGGCCATTGACGCACTGGGTGCCATCAGTGGCATTATCGGCATACCCGGTGGAGGTGTCAGCCAGGGGTTTGAGGAATATGGCCCTTATGATCAGCAGTACTGGGGCGATGATCTTAATCCACCGCGCAGGACGCTGCTTATCCCTCGCGTGGGAGAGGAAATCCTCAACGCGGTGGACCCGGAAATTCGCATGATTTATGTGACTGCGGGAAACCCCGTATGCATGGCTCCCAACTCGAACACGGTGGCAGAAGCGTTTGGGAAGGCCGAGTTCGTCGTGTATTCAGGGCATTTCATGGACGACACAGCGGAGTCTGCGGATGTCTTTCTTCCGGCCACTACTTTCTTGGAAGACGACGACATTATGGCGAGTTATGGGCATAATTATGTTGGCCCGGTGAACAAAGCCATCGAACCGGTGGGCGAATGCAAGTCGGAATTTCATATGTTTCATGAGTTGGCTGCACGCTTTCCCTTTGCCGATCAGTATCGGCGTACGGTGGATGAGTGGTTGCAGGATATCTGTGCTCCCATATGGGAGCAGGGCGGCACTCTGGAGATGTTGAAGGAGGGGGCGTTCAGATTGGATGCGCCCATGGTTCCTTACGCCGACAAAGTGTTTCCCACCGAGACAGGCAAGTTCCAGTTCATGACGGAATTCAACCCCCTGGAAGGCGCGTCCACTGATGAGCGATATCCCTATAGACTACTGACCGTAGCGCCGCATGGGTATATCTGTTCCGAGCGGACCATGGCAGAGCATGAACCGTTGCCTGTCATTCAGCTCAACGCACAGGAAGCCGAAGTCAGAGGGGTGCGCGACGGGGAGCCGGTTCTGGTTTCCAGCCCGGTGGGACAGGTCAGAGCCATGCTCAAGGTCGATACAGGTCTGCGTCGCGATGTCGCCCTTGCTGAACGGGGCGGGTGGATCAAGGCAGGGCATGGCCTCAATCAGTTGACCAGGGATGTGTCCAGCAAGATCGGGCAGGGGACGCCGTTCTACGAGACGCTGGTCACGGTCGAACCGTGTGCGTGA
- a CDS encoding transporter substrate-binding domain-containing protein — protein MSLVRLCRSTIIPCLLFILLLAHSPQAQDRLVVAIDKDYAPLSLITPTGEPAGLIVDLWRLWSQQTGVAVEFASGTWEETIEMVKSGKADVHSGLFKNANRSEWLAFSTPLHSLKSALYYRTHSKPLSFNSLKGVKVGAVRGTFQFEYLHEQFPQLAIAEYEDHEAALTGLIAGEIDALFDEVPTIDRSLARLGWQGLVSRSQNSEISNIVYGAVVKSRTALIKRIDEGMHNLNPALLAAIDKQWIIKPEDRFYIDETAKLTIDLTDEERQYLHGKKSISLTSTPNWPPFEMEQADGSYAGIAADFMRVAASKVGLDIKPVFDTDWGAHMDKLKKGTLDVAPGLNKTTKRLKNFIFTKPYIEYYSAIFTKNDREDINTPDDLSGKTVVLEDGYAIARNLPADHPDIKMMLVNSTQAALEAVSAGKADAYIGNQVVASYLIKKFTLPNLKLASLWRTDLPGQLRFAVAKDRPILRDILQKGLDAITKAEREAILSTYLDTSGFQQKVFSLTQEEWDWLKAHPKIKLGIDPQSAPFEFIDTNGQYLGISAEYISFIQSKIKVAMNPVSGLSWNDVLNYAEQGRLDVITAMAKTPSREEELLFTEPYIEFPIVIFSPKEAPLINGLADITEGRIAVVEGYAAYDYLTAEHPELKLSLFPTVNDAIKALALGEVDWFINDLATGSYAIEQQGLTTLKVASSTEYTMALAMAVRKDYPELVDILNKALAVVTEEQAAEFKGKWLTLKFEHGLDMATVFMWVLPISGGVLLIIGLIVLWNRKLGSEIAERKKAQAHLAETLNSLDEKNTMLEGLSSKLAKYLSPQVYDSIFSGSRDVSLSTERKKLTVFFSDIKDFTKTTDDMQPEDLTALLNYYFTEMSAIALEYGATIDKFIGDAMLMFFGDPETKGVKEDAELCVRMAFAMQKRMAELSGEWKSMGYDKPFKMRIGINTGYCNVGNFGSESRMDYTIIGGEVNLAARLEGQADPGGILMSSETYALVHDIVNVEEREPLSVKGIRRSIRPYAVLSLCDDASTCTERKRIIHHQEKGFELSIDLERLTPQERTAISAQLTQIAGRLKTEE, from the coding sequence GTGTCTCTAGTTCGCCTGTGCCGCTCAACCATCATTCCCTGTCTGCTTTTCATTCTGTTGCTTGCCCATTCACCCCAAGCCCAAGACAGGCTCGTAGTGGCCATCGACAAGGACTACGCACCGCTCTCTCTCATCACACCGACCGGGGAACCCGCCGGACTGATAGTTGATCTCTGGCGGCTCTGGTCCCAGCAGACCGGCGTCGCTGTGGAGTTCGCTTCAGGGACATGGGAAGAGACCATCGAAATGGTGAAGTCCGGCAAAGCCGACGTGCACTCCGGGTTATTCAAAAATGCCAACCGCTCAGAATGGCTTGCTTTTTCTACCCCCTTGCACTCCTTGAAAAGCGCCCTCTATTACCGCACGCATTCCAAACCTCTTTCTTTCAACTCGCTCAAGGGTGTCAAAGTAGGCGCAGTGCGCGGCACGTTTCAGTTCGAGTATCTGCATGAGCAATTTCCCCAGCTCGCCATCGCCGAATATGAGGATCACGAAGCAGCGTTGACCGGACTTATCGCCGGTGAAATCGATGCACTTTTTGACGAAGTGCCCACCATCGACCGTAGCCTGGCCCGGTTGGGCTGGCAGGGGCTCGTGTCGCGCAGTCAAAACAGCGAGATCTCCAATATCGTGTATGGTGCCGTAGTAAAATCACGCACAGCCCTCATCAAACGCATTGATGAGGGAATGCACAACCTGAACCCGGCACTTCTGGCAGCCATCGACAAACAATGGATCATCAAGCCTGAAGACCGTTTTTATATCGATGAGACCGCCAAGCTCACAATTGACCTGACAGACGAAGAAAGACAGTACCTTCACGGGAAGAAATCCATCTCGCTGACCTCCACTCCGAACTGGCCGCCCTTTGAGATGGAACAGGCAGACGGATCGTATGCCGGTATTGCAGCAGATTTCATGCGCGTAGCAGCCAGCAAGGTCGGACTTGATATCAAGCCCGTGTTCGACACCGATTGGGGTGCGCACATGGACAAACTCAAGAAAGGAACGCTGGATGTCGCTCCGGGATTGAACAAAACAACAAAGCGCCTGAAAAACTTTATTTTCACCAAACCCTATATTGAGTATTACTCTGCAATATTTACAAAAAACGACCGAGAAGACATCAACACTCCAGACGACCTTTCCGGCAAAACAGTGGTTCTGGAAGATGGGTACGCCATTGCCAGGAATCTGCCGGCAGATCACCCTGACATCAAGATGATGCTCGTCAACTCGACGCAGGCAGCTCTGGAAGCGGTTTCAGCGGGCAAGGCTGACGCTTATATCGGAAACCAGGTGGTCGCATCCTATCTCATCAAGAAATTCACCCTTCCCAATCTGAAACTCGCCAGCCTCTGGCGCACGGATCTTCCCGGCCAACTGCGCTTCGCCGTCGCCAAAGACCGTCCCATCCTGCGCGACATACTCCAAAAAGGACTCGACGCCATCACAAAGGCTGAACGCGAAGCCATCCTGTCCACCTACCTGGACACTTCCGGTTTTCAGCAAAAGGTTTTCTCGCTCACACAGGAGGAATGGGACTGGCTGAAGGCCCATCCAAAAATCAAACTCGGCATTGATCCACAGAGTGCCCCCTTTGAATTCATTGACACAAATGGGCAGTACCTCGGTATTTCAGCAGAATATATCTCTTTTATACAAAGCAAAATCAAAGTCGCAATGAACCCTGTCAGCGGGTTGAGCTGGAATGACGTGCTGAACTATGCGGAACAGGGACGACTCGATGTCATTACCGCAATGGCAAAAACCCCTTCCAGAGAAGAGGAGCTGCTCTTCACGGAACCGTACATAGAATTCCCCATTGTCATCTTCTCCCCCAAGGAGGCACCGCTGATAAACGGGCTTGCCGACATTACCGAAGGTCGAATCGCGGTTGTGGAAGGATATGCAGCATACGACTACCTGACTGCGGAACATCCCGAATTGAAGCTCTCGCTCTTTCCCACGGTCAATGACGCCATAAAGGCACTGGCTCTCGGCGAAGTGGACTGGTTCATCAATGACCTGGCAACCGGCAGTTATGCCATCGAGCAGCAAGGGCTGACCACGCTCAAAGTGGCTTCTTCCACGGAATACACGATGGCGCTGGCCATGGCTGTGCGCAAGGACTATCCGGAACTTGTCGACATACTGAACAAAGCGCTGGCAGTAGTCACGGAAGAGCAGGCTGCCGAATTCAAAGGCAAATGGCTCACGCTCAAGTTCGAACACGGGCTGGACATGGCGACTGTCTTCATGTGGGTCTTGCCCATATCGGGCGGCGTCCTCCTCATCATCGGCCTGATCGTCCTGTGGAATCGTAAACTCGGCAGTGAAATTGCCGAAAGAAAAAAGGCGCAGGCCCACCTGGCAGAGACCCTGAATTCCCTTGACGAGAAGAACACGATGCTGGAGGGACTTTCCTCCAAACTCGCCAAATACCTGTCTCCGCAGGTATATGATTCCATTTTCTCAGGCAGTCGGGATGTATCGCTCTCCACGGAACGCAAAAAGCTGACTGTGTTCTTCTCGGACATCAAGGATTTCACGAAAACCACTGACGATATGCAACCGGAAGATCTGACCGCGCTGCTCAACTATTACTTCACGGAGATGTCCGCCATCGCGCTGGAATACGGAGCCACCATTGACAAGTTCATCGGCGACGCCATGCTCATGTTCTTCGGCGATCCCGAGACCAAAGGGGTCAAGGAAGATGCCGAGCTCTGTGTCCGCATGGCCTTTGCCATGCAGAAACGCATGGCGGAGTTGAGCGGTGAATGGAAGTCAATGGGGTATGACAAGCCCTTCAAAATGCGCATCGGCATCAACACGGGCTACTGCAACGTGGGCAACTTCGGGTCTGAATCCCGCATGGATTACACGATCATCGGCGGCGAAGTGAATCTGGCCGCCCGCCTTGAGGGCCAGGCTGATCCCGGCGGCATACTCATGTCTTCGGAGACGTACGCACTCGTCCACGACATCGTGAATGTCGAAGAACGCGAGCCGCTGTCCGTCAAAGGCATCCGCAGAAGCATCCGGCCATATGCCGTGCTTTCACTCTGTGACGACGCGTCCACCTGTACTGAACGCAAGCGCATCATCCACCATCAGGAAAAGGGCTTTGAATTGTCCATTGACCTTGAACGGCTCACCCCGCAGGAACGGACAGCGATCTCCGCCCAGCTCACTCAGATAGCCGGGCGATTGAAAACAGAGGAGTAA
- a CDS encoding sigma-54 interaction domain-containing protein, with protein MRKNTLFTPPWALGSEVRNAGVLGVIDACHKLQRLVRILSRLSGLDLYVINTDYLCVAGSGAYESAVGCVSPRDTAIGYSLASGRPTMVADPRADDACRKCSQRLTCRDLANYTAPISVRDKVVAAVQAVAFDSSQCMLLEESAADIAETISLFLAQSCEADTRLLTALAGVSDEVEGAGLERLIGESQRMRTLKDDIIRCAHLDSTVLIQGESGTGKELAAQAIHDLSPRAAAPFVPVNCGAIPESIIESELFGYTSGTFTGAKRGGKSGLFEHAEGGTLFLDEIAELPLALQVKLLRVLQERKVMRLGGRKEHAFNVRIIAAANVDVAEQARNGQFRQDLYYRLSVIPLRVPALRERGCDIELLVHHFARLYARRRGEPPPSVEPELMKRFTSYPWPGNVRELKNFVEYGINFRKGHSLDLDTLAERFSGAEKVSGGGVCEQWPLETGLACPEGIDASTSNGGGRLHAGNRSMGNGLPQAESVYGQDVSEQEALGRALARYGVSLEGKRRVAHEMGMSLATLYRKIKRYNLLEAYSYDVMGQDGSSGR; from the coding sequence GTGAGAAAAAATACCCTGTTTACACCGCCATGGGCGCTTGGGTCAGAAGTCAGGAATGCCGGTGTCCTAGGGGTCATCGACGCCTGTCACAAGTTGCAACGCCTTGTGAGAATTTTATCCCGTCTGTCAGGTCTTGACCTGTATGTCATCAATACCGACTATCTTTGCGTGGCCGGGTCCGGTGCCTACGAGAGCGCCGTGGGCTGCGTGAGCCCGCGTGATACGGCCATTGGCTACAGTCTGGCCAGCGGGCGACCCACCATGGTCGCCGACCCCCGGGCAGACGACGCCTGCCGCAAATGTTCCCAACGTCTCACCTGTCGGGATCTGGCCAACTACACCGCGCCCATCTCTGTTCGGGACAAGGTCGTGGCCGCTGTGCAGGCGGTCGCCTTTGATTCCAGCCAGTGCATGCTCCTTGAGGAGTCCGCCGCCGATATCGCCGAGACCATCTCTCTGTTTTTGGCACAGAGCTGCGAGGCGGACACCCGTCTGCTCACGGCATTGGCCGGTGTCAGCGACGAGGTTGAAGGCGCCGGTCTTGAACGGCTCATCGGCGAAAGCCAGCGCATGCGGACGCTCAAGGACGACATCATCCGGTGCGCCCATCTGGATTCCACCGTGCTGATTCAGGGCGAGTCCGGCACAGGCAAGGAATTGGCGGCACAGGCCATTCATGATCTTTCGCCGCGAGCCGCGGCACCCTTTGTGCCCGTGAACTGCGGGGCCATCCCCGAGTCGATCATCGAGAGCGAGCTGTTCGGCTACACGTCCGGCACCTTTACGGGAGCCAAGCGCGGAGGCAAGTCCGGCCTGTTCGAGCACGCGGAAGGCGGCACCCTTTTTCTTGACGAGATCGCCGAGCTGCCGCTGGCGCTTCAGGTCAAGCTGTTGCGTGTGCTTCAGGAGCGCAAGGTCATGCGCCTGGGCGGACGCAAGGAGCACGCCTTTAATGTGCGCATCATTGCGGCGGCCAACGTGGATGTGGCGGAGCAGGCGCGGAACGGGCAGTTCCGTCAGGATTTGTACTACCGGTTGTCAGTCATTCCCCTTCGCGTCCCGGCCCTGCGTGAGCGCGGCTGTGATATCGAGTTGCTCGTGCACCATTTCGCCAGGCTCTATGCCCGTCGCCGGGGTGAGCCACCGCCGTCCGTGGAGCCGGAGCTCATGAAACGGTTCACCTCCTATCCCTGGCCGGGGAACGTGCGTGAGCTGAAGAATTTCGTGGAGTACGGCATCAACTTTCGCAAGGGCCACAGTCTGGACCTTGATACCCTGGCCGAACGATTCTCCGGTGCGGAGAAGGTGTCCGGGGGCGGAGTGTGCGAGCAGTGGCCCTTGGAAACCGGTTTGGCCTGCCCGGAGGGAATCGACGCCTCCACCTCCAATGGAGGGGGCAGATTGCATGCCGGTAACAGGTCAATGGGCAACGGACTGCCGCAGGCCGAGTCTGTCTATGGTCAGGATGTGTCCGAGCAGGAGGCACTGGGGCGGGCGCTTGCCCGGTACGGTGTGAGTCTGGAAGGCAAGCGGCGGGTCGCTCACGAGATGGGCATGAGCCTGGCAACGCTCTATCGCAAAATCAAACGCTACAATTTGTTGGAAGCGTACAGTTATGATGTCATGGGACAGGACGGCAGTTCAGGACGGTGA
- a CDS encoding ABC transporter ATP-binding protein → MPILAVNNLEVSMGVQQILRGVDLTVEENGVVAVLGSNGVGKTTLMRAISNIYQATNGEILFQGENIANIGSDKVVKRGLCQAPEGRQIFANMSVEENLILGAYHQDKKHLKDDFERVYELFPILKERLSQQAGAMSGGEQQMLCIGRALMGRPKLLLMDEPSLGLAPLVIKCIFDLIVKIRESGTAILIVEQNAKAALSVADHAYIMEGGSIIMDGPAAELAKDNRLEAAYLGGHAHV, encoded by the coding sequence ATGCCAATTTTAGCAGTCAATAATCTTGAAGTAAGCATGGGCGTCCAGCAGATCCTGCGCGGCGTCGACCTGACAGTTGAGGAAAACGGCGTTGTCGCCGTGCTGGGTTCCAACGGCGTGGGCAAGACCACGCTCATGCGGGCCATCTCCAACATCTATCAGGCGACCAATGGAGAGATCCTCTTCCAGGGCGAGAACATCGCCAATATCGGATCAGACAAAGTGGTTAAACGCGGCCTCTGCCAGGCCCCGGAAGGGCGGCAGATCTTCGCCAACATGAGCGTGGAGGAAAACCTGATCCTGGGCGCATACCATCAGGATAAAAAACACCTTAAAGACGACTTTGAACGGGTCTATGAGCTCTTCCCGATCCTCAAGGAACGGCTCAGCCAGCAGGCTGGCGCCATGTCCGGCGGTGAACAGCAGATGCTGTGTATCGGCCGTGCGTTGATGGGCCGCCCCAAGCTCCTGCTCATGGATGAACCCTCTCTGGGCCTTGCCCCGCTCGTCATCAAGTGCATCTTTGATCTGATAGTGAAAATTCGTGAGTCAGGCACCGCCATACTCATCGTGGAACAGAACGCCAAGGCCGCGCTGTCTGTGGCCGACCATGCATATATCATGGAGGGCGGCTCGATCATCATGGATGGTCCCGCTGCCGAACTGGCCAAGGACAACCGGTTGGAAGCCGCCTATCTGGGCGGTCACGCACACGTCTAA
- a CDS encoding ABC transporter ATP-binding protein: MSEVIMETKGLTRRFGGLTAVDNVDMVMKQGELVGLIGPNGAGKSTFFNCLTGFYPPSEGEVKFMGKPITGIKPYQVAKLGIGRTFQNLRIMPNMTVFDNVSIGAIGSLSHSMRRAIWPFRCKTDQKISTRTWEILSRVGLDSLAGELAANLSYGKRKYLEIARALATDPKLLILDEPAAGLNEQETGQLAEFISELNKEGLPILLVEHDMGLVMGICHRVMVLALGKKIADDTPTAVQQDTAVLEAYLGGEECQF; the protein is encoded by the coding sequence ATGTCCGAAGTAATAATGGAAACAAAGGGGCTGACCCGCCGGTTCGGCGGACTCACAGCCGTAGACAATGTCGATATGGTCATGAAGCAAGGCGAATTGGTCGGCCTCATCGGTCCCAACGGCGCTGGCAAGAGCACCTTCTTCAACTGCCTGACCGGATTCTATCCGCCCAGTGAAGGCGAAGTGAAATTCATGGGCAAACCGATCACGGGAATCAAGCCTTATCAGGTCGCCAAGCTCGGCATCGGCCGCACGTTCCAGAACCTGCGCATCATGCCCAACATGACGGTTTTCGATAACGTCTCCATAGGCGCTATTGGCTCGCTGAGCCACTCCATGCGGCGCGCCATCTGGCCGTTCCGCTGCAAGACGGACCAGAAAATCAGCACCCGGACCTGGGAGATACTCTCACGAGTGGGCCTTGATTCCCTGGCAGGAGAACTGGCCGCCAACCTGTCATACGGCAAGCGGAAATATCTTGAGATCGCCCGCGCTCTGGCCACTGACCCGAAACTCCTGATCCTCGATGAGCCCGCAGCCGGACTGAACGAGCAGGAGACAGGACAACTGGCCGAGTTCATCAGTGAACTGAACAAGGAAGGGCTCCCCATTTTGCTGGTGGAACACGACATGGGGCTGGTCATGGGCATCTGCCACCGCGTCATGGTCCTGGCCCTTGGCAAAAAAATTGCCGACGACACACCGACGGCGGTTCAACAGGACACCGCGGTCCTTGAGGCCTATCTTGGAGGCGAAGAATGCCAATTTTAG
- a CDS encoding branched-chain amino acid ABC transporter permease, translated as MYNPEAPDMTDTKPVTSPLRSKLLTAGLLLIVLAVIPGTLSVLGKSYYTQVANSALIYCILAASMNLITGTAGLLCLGHAAFFGIGAYTAALLATNFGLPFVVTLPLGGIVAGLGGVLVALPTMRLISIYFAVATLGVGEIIHVTLLNWVPVTRGPMGVQIYDPITIFGHQFTSLLSIYYVIAVLACISIYIIWRLTNSYFGNALRSVREDDQCAEAMGINVVKLKIQAFAISTFFAGLAGAIMAHSIGYISPDSFQFSESILILAMVVVGGLGSLPGGIFGALLLILLPEVARGLGDLRMVAVGVVMFLSILLLPKGIFGEVSAIDMARKQFNAAWGGRQSVGWK; from the coding sequence GTGTATAACCCTGAGGCTCCAGACATGACCGACACCAAACCCGTCACTAGTCCCTTGCGCTCGAAACTGCTGACAGCAGGGCTGCTCCTGATTGTCCTTGCAGTGATACCGGGCACGCTCTCTGTCCTTGGCAAGAGTTATTATACCCAGGTGGCCAACTCCGCGCTCATTTACTGCATCCTGGCCGCCAGCATGAACCTGATTACCGGCACGGCAGGGCTCCTGTGCCTCGGCCACGCCGCGTTCTTCGGCATCGGCGCGTACACTGCCGCCCTGCTCGCTACCAACTTCGGCCTGCCTTTCGTGGTCACGCTGCCTCTGGGCGGCATTGTCGCCGGACTCGGCGGCGTACTGGTGGCCCTGCCCACCATGCGACTCATCAGCATCTACTTTGCCGTCGCCACCCTCGGCGTGGGTGAGATCATCCATGTCACCCTGCTCAACTGGGTGCCGGTCACACGCGGCCCCATGGGCGTACAGATATATGATCCGATCACCATCTTCGGTCATCAGTTCACCAGCCTGCTCTCCATATATTACGTAATTGCGGTTCTGGCGTGCATCTCAATTTACATCATCTGGCGTCTGACCAACTCCTACTTCGGCAACGCCCTTCGCTCCGTGCGCGAGGACGATCAATGTGCCGAGGCCATGGGCATCAACGTGGTCAAACTCAAGATACAGGCGTTTGCAATCAGCACCTTCTTTGCCGGACTGGCCGGAGCCATCATGGCACACAGCATCGGCTACATCAGCCCTGACAGCTTCCAGTTCAGCGAATCCATCCTGATCCTCGCCATGGTCGTTGTCGGCGGTCTGGGCTCCCTGCCCGGCGGCATCTTCGGGGCACTGCTCCTCATCCTGCTGCCCGAGGTTGCCCGCGGACTGGGCGACCTGCGCATGGTTGCCGTGGGTGTGGTCATGTTCCTGTCCATCCTGCTGCTCCCCAAAGGCATCTTCGGTGAAGTCTCGGCCATCGACATGGCACGCAAGCAATTCAACGCGGCCTGGGGTGGCCGTCAGTCGGTGGGGTGGAAATAA
- a CDS encoding branched-chain amino acid ABC transporter permease — protein MDTYYLMQIINGLSAGMIYALIAIGFTLIFGVLNVVNFAHGEMYTIGAFGGLVCITALNWPLALVIIAALAAGGLAGIVLERLAFKPFRRFQDEASLKSRAMREATLLSSLAVSIIVKELIQYFFGAEMQSIPTQYLLNDPIPVGPLSFSNGQFLILGSSILMLGGLQYVLYRTRIGLSIRAISNNPLGAKYVGLSVDRTIIATFAVGSMMGGAAGILVGLYYGAIFPSMGFAPSIKAFVAMVMGGLSSIPGAVVCALILGVCEALATDFMAQGWSDMVAYAFLILTLIFFPQGIFGARRERV, from the coding sequence ATGGACACGTATTATCTGATGCAAATCATCAATGGCCTGAGCGCAGGCATGATCTACGCGCTCATAGCCATCGGCTTCACGCTCATCTTCGGCGTGCTTAACGTTGTCAACTTCGCACACGGCGAAATGTACACCATCGGTGCTTTCGGCGGCCTGGTGTGTATTACTGCGCTGAACTGGCCTCTGGCATTAGTAATCATTGCAGCCCTGGCCGCTGGCGGTCTGGCTGGTATTGTTCTTGAACGACTGGCCTTCAAACCTTTCAGACGGTTTCAGGATGAGGCCTCGCTCAAATCGAGAGCCATGCGTGAAGCGACCCTGCTCTCCTCCCTGGCAGTCTCGATCATCGTCAAGGAACTCATCCAGTACTTTTTCGGCGCGGAGATGCAGTCCATCCCCACGCAGTATCTCCTGAACGATCCCATTCCTGTCGGCCCCCTGTCTTTCTCCAACGGGCAGTTCCTGATTCTCGGGTCATCCATTCTCATGCTCGGCGGGTTGCAGTACGTGCTGTACCGCACGCGCATCGGCCTCTCCATCCGGGCCATCTCCAACAACCCGCTGGGTGCCAAGTATGTCGGTTTGTCCGTAGACAGAACCATCATCGCCACCTTTGCGGTGGGCAGCATGATGGGTGGCGCGGCCGGTATCCTGGTCGGCCTCTACTACGGCGCCATCTTCCCTTCCATGGGATTCGCTCCGTCCATCAAGGCGTTCGTGGCCATGGTCATGGGCGGCCTGTCCAGCATACCCGGAGCAGTGGTTTGCGCCCTGATCCTCGGAGTATGCGAGGCACTGGCGACCGACTTCATGGCCCAGGGCTGGAGCGACATGGTCGCATACGCCTTTCTTATCTTAACCCTGATTTTCTTCCCGCAAGGCATCTTCGGTGCCCGGAGAGAACGTGTATAA